A segment of the Romeriopsis navalis LEGE 11480 genome:
ATAATGCAGGGCCGACCTTCGGCGATCGCTTTACGGATGTCATACAAACTGCCCCGCAACGTCAGATTGTTGCGCAGGCCATAGTGGCGCGACATCTGGGCCAATGTCCCAGGCTCATGCCGACTTAAGCCCTTGCGCTCCATGTATCGGTACAACTCATCTTCGAGCTGCCCCGTGCCCCAGCGCCGCACCTTGAAATAGGACATCACCATCGCAAAACAGGTAACATTGCAGGCCCCACTGGGATTCAGCCAGTTATCCATCTGGCTTTTGTAGGGCACATTCAGCATCTTGCTGGCGGGCAAGCCGGATTTTAACCGGGATGCGGGCGGGGGCGGCGGAGTCGGGGGCTTGCCCTGACTATTGGTCAACCGAATATGGGGCTTAAACACATACCAAGTATTTCGCGGGGGAGAACCGAGAAATTGGCCAAACAAGGCCACCTTCATATGGTACTTACCGACCGGTTTCCAAGAATGAATTTCATACTCGCGTCCGACAGGTACCGTAACTTTTTCTTGAGGTTTAAGGTGGCGCGAATCCCGCGCATATTGCTTAAATACGGTACTTCGAATAACTTTAAGTTTCATAGCAAAACATTGAGCGTTAAGCCTTAGTCGGATGCACCCCCATAGGATAGCTCAGGAAGCTAAAAGTGAACGCGAACCGCTAACATAGGCGAGACTGGGCGGAAATCCCCCCTAATTATCCCGCGAATTATTGTCGGGTAACTGTCTATTCTAGAGACATGCGATCGCCCTGTCTTTCGTTCTCCCTTCATTTAGACTTCGCCCCATGGCTCAATCCCTCGAACAAATCAACCAAAGTCTCAAAAAGCTTGAGCAGCAAGCGATCGACCTGGGCGAAAAGTTGCATGTGGCGCATCAGGGCTATCGCAACGTCCTGGCCCAAACCGCTAATGATCAATTGATCATGTCGAGCTTCACCCTTTGCACTGAGGCCTATCCCGAGGAATTCCTCCAGCTCTCGGTCAGCGAACGCCACCAACTGCAAACCACGCTGCGGGGGTTAGCCAAGCAACTCCAGACCGACTTACGAGAAGTGCCGAGCCCGCAGACGCCGATCGAAGAACTCGCCCCCTCCACGAACAGCATTTCACTGCCCGAAATGCTGGCCCTACCCAGCACCGAATCGGACTTGAGCGAAGCACCCGAGCCCGAACCTGAGGTGGAGGAAATTTTGATCCTGGATGAGGAAGACGAGCTCGACGATGGCCTGGACGAAGCGGTCAATCCGGGTGAGCAGCGCGGCCAACAGATCGAAGCCGAACTCAAAGCCCTGTTCTCGCTGGAATCCTTGCTGAGCCAGTCCCAACCGCAGCTCCCCCAAAACCCCGTAGAACAAGTCAGTTTCTGGAATGAGCAAGTCGATCGCCAGGCCAGCCAGTTCTTGCGTCAGGTGTCGGCGGAAATCAACCGGCTGATGCAAAAATCCAAAATTCTGCCGGGCCAAATTCCGGCCCCCATCCTCGAAGCGGCGGCGCTGGCAGAAAGTGGTGAGGGCTTTGGCAAAACGCCGCACTTGGTCCGCATGGTGCTGGAAGCCCGGGAAAAGCCGCGCAGCTCGGGCCAGGACGATCGCGATAGCAAACCCCAGCGCCGCCGCCGTGATCGGCAGAATTCCCGACCCAGTGCCGTCGTGACGATCGTCACGCTACAACTGCGCATGGCCGAGCTGGAATTTCACGACACCAACTTAATCTCTTGGCGCAACCAAATCCGCAGTTTGCTCAAAGAACTCAAGACAATCAGCAAAGAGTATAAAAAACAGCAACAAAAGCAGGCAATTGCCAATGCCAAAATGACTTGGCGATCGACCTGGTCCAACGATTAACCCCAAACGCCCTATGACTGCATCTCCCCCGAGCCTCCGCATCGCCATCGTCGGTGATGTCCATAACCAATGGGACGAAGCTGACCACCGCACCCTGGAAGCGCTAGGGGTAGATCTTGTCCTATTTGTCGGTGATTTTGGCAACGAAGCCGTGAACATTGTGCGGCAAATTAGCCAGTTGGCGCTGCCGAAGGCCGTGGTCATGGGCAATCACGATGCTTGGTATAGCGCGACATCTTGGGGCAAACAGCGCTGCCCCTACGATCGGACCCAAGAGGACTGGGTGCAGCAGCAGTTGGATTTGCTCGGGGATAGCCATGTCGGCTATGGCTGTAAGGATTTCCCCGATTTAGGCGTGAGTGTGATCGGCGCGCGGCCATTTAGCTGGGGCGGGGCGCACTGGAAATACAGCAAGTTTTACAAAGAGCGGTTTGGGATTCACAGCTTCCAGGAATCGACCAAACGGATTGTCCAATCCATGGCCGCCGCAACTTCGGAGCATTTGTTGGTCATCGCCCATAATGGCCCGACGGGTTTAGGCGATCAGCCGCGCGATCCGGTGGGCAAAGACTGGGGCGATGATCCAGGGGGGGACTACGGCGACCCCGATTTGACTGCGGCGATCGCCCAAGCCCCCAGCCTCGGCAAACAGATCCCGCTGGTGACCTTTGGCCATATGCACCACAGTCTGCGACAGCCCAAAGGAGCCGCGCGACGCACCTATCACCGCACGGATCAAACCTTCTACTGCAATGCGGCCTGTGTCCCCCGGGTGAGAGAATTGCAGGGCGAAACCCTGCGGCATTTTGCCTTAGTCGAAATCGCGGCGGGCCAGCTCCAACGCGCCGCCCAAGCCTGGGTGAATATCGCGGGTCAAGTCGTGGCAGAGTCGATCGATTACAGCGCCCCTGACGCAACCCGCCGCAACTGACGAAAACATCCCCAACTTCGGCGTCGCCAATTTCGACAAATCGGTTAAAATATAGCGAGTTGATGCTGGCCGGTTGTTTAGGCTAATCAATCAAAATTGGAGAGGTGGCAGAGTGGTCGAATGCGCCTGACTTGAAATCAGGTGTGCCGCAAGGTACCGTGGGTTCGAATCCCACCCTCTCCGTTGTATAGACTGCAGTGCGTGAATTAAATCGCCTTAATTATCTGTAATGTTTCCGGGCCGTTTCCCAGGCAAATGGCGCATCGCATTACGGTAATGTGGATAAACGTGGCTAATCGTACCTGTCCACCTTTCAAAACCAGGTTTAATTCATCCGAACTGTATCAATATGTCCTCAACCCGCACGATTCGTATCGCTTCCCGCAAAAGCCAGCTAGCGCTGGTGCAGACCCATTGGGTGCGGGACGAGTTATCCAAAGCCTTCCCTGACATCACCTTTGAAATTGCCAGTATGAGCACCAAGGGGGACAAAATCCTCGATGCCCCCCTGGCGAAGATTGGCGATAAGGGCTTATTTACCAAAGAACTGGAAGTCCAGATGATCGATGGCCGCGCCGATTTTGCGGTGCATTCGTTGAAGGATTTGCCGACGAATCTGCCGGAAGGTTTGATGCTGGGCTGTGTGACAGAGCGCGAAGATCCCGCCGATGCCTTGGTTGTGCATGAGAAGTGCAAAGCTTATCAGCTCGAAACCTTACCCGAGGGATCGGTGATTGGCACATCTTCACTGCGACGTTTGGCGCAGCTCCGTCACCACTATCCCCACCTAAAGTTCAAGGATGTGCGCGGCAACTTAAATACCCGTCTGGCAAAGCTGGATGATGGGGAATATGATGGCTTGATTCTGGCTTACGCTGGTCTGCACCGTTTGGGCTTTGGCGATCGCATTCACCAGTCGATCCCACCCGAGATTTCGCTCCATGCCGTGGGCCAAGGCGCACTCGGAATTGAGTGTCGCGATGGCGACGAGGAAACGCTGAAAGTGATCAAAGCCCTGGAGCATACACCAACGGCGCAACGCTGCCATGCAGAGCGGGCGTTCTTGCGCGAGCTAGAAGGCGGTTGTCAGGTGCCGATCGGCGTCAATACAACGATCGACGGCGACAACCTGTTGCTGAAAGGGTTGGTTTCGACATTGGACGGCAGCAAACTGATCCAAGATGAAATTTCCGGTCCGGCAACCGAAGCCGACGCGCTCGGCACAAAGCTAGCGGGAATGCTAAAGGAGCAAGGTGCGGGTGAAATCTTGCAACATATTTTCGACACGGTTGGTCGTGGCTAGGTTGCTGACTTGGTGAATGTTCTGAGTAGTTTATTCACAATACCGACATTATCCCCGTTAGATGCGCTCGTGTTATTCCTCACGGCAATGCTAGCGGGGATGTTTAATGCCATCGCGGGGGGCGGCAGTTTCCTGGTGTTTCCCATGCTGCTAGTGTTGGGAATACCGGCGATCGCGGCGAATGCGACGAGCACGATCGGCTTACTCTTCGGGGTGCTGACCAGTGCCTATGCCTACCGCAAACATCTGATCGATGAATCGACCTCGGGTTTTACGCGGCAAGATTTTTGGGGCTTGACGATCGCCAGTTTTATCGGTGGCATTATCGGTTCGTTGCTGCTACTGCAATTGCCCGCCAAAATTTTCACCGGCCTGGTGCCCTACTTGATGCTGATGGCAGC
Coding sequences within it:
- a CDS encoding C39 family peptidase, which produces MKLKVIRSTVFKQYARDSRHLKPQEKVTVPVGREYEIHSWKPVGKYHMKVALFGQFLGSPPRNTWYVFKPHIRLTNSQGKPPTPPPPPASRLKSGLPASKMLNVPYKSQMDNWLNPSGACNVTCFAMVMSYFKVRRWGTGQLEDELYRYMERKGLSRHEPGTLAQMSRHYGLRNNLTLRGSLYDIRKAIAEGRPCIIHGYFTSFGHIVVIRGYNKNGFYVNDPFGEWTRYGYRKGVNGSRLFYSNELIQSKCSPEGKNYMWLHRLSRA
- a CDS encoding TIGR04168 family protein, encoding MTASPPSLRIAIVGDVHNQWDEADHRTLEALGVDLVLFVGDFGNEAVNIVRQISQLALPKAVVMGNHDAWYSATSWGKQRCPYDRTQEDWVQQQLDLLGDSHVGYGCKDFPDLGVSVIGARPFSWGGAHWKYSKFYKERFGIHSFQESTKRIVQSMAAATSEHLLVIAHNGPTGLGDQPRDPVGKDWGDDPGGDYGDPDLTAAIAQAPSLGKQIPLVTFGHMHHSLRQPKGAARRTYHRTDQTFYCNAACVPRVRELQGETLRHFALVEIAAGQLQRAAQAWVNIAGQVVAESIDYSAPDATRRN
- the hemC gene encoding hydroxymethylbilane synthase, which translates into the protein MSSTRTIRIASRKSQLALVQTHWVRDELSKAFPDITFEIASMSTKGDKILDAPLAKIGDKGLFTKELEVQMIDGRADFAVHSLKDLPTNLPEGLMLGCVTEREDPADALVVHEKCKAYQLETLPEGSVIGTSSLRRLAQLRHHYPHLKFKDVRGNLNTRLAKLDDGEYDGLILAYAGLHRLGFGDRIHQSIPPEISLHAVGQGALGIECRDGDEETLKVIKALEHTPTAQRCHAERAFLRELEGGCQVPIGVNTTIDGDNLLLKGLVSTLDGSKLIQDEISGPATEADALGTKLAGMLKEQGAGEILQHIFDTVGRG